Proteins from a genomic interval of Candidatus Bathyarchaeia archaeon:
- a CDS encoding cation:proton antiporter, whose protein sequence is MADIVMVFTVAGVIVSVGFLANVIFKKTGFPDILLLILTGIILGPLLGLFSPKDLLPATPIFATLALTLILFQGGLSMEVYAVLAQSFRATALGFLYVIFATLFVSLFGYLILGLNWIEALILGPMTAGTGSVIVIPLVSKLNVTEEVKTVLSLESTITDVFSIILIIIFMKIYFGGAVSLQETLSSLFARFAVGIMFGAIIGVIWVKILNIIRGQEYIYMLTLAVLLLCYAGTEFLGGSGALSILVFGMMLGNYEKMRSLGIRVDNKFMPKLLGNIRNFQNEITFLVRAFFFVLLGLIYVPDLMGFIYAASILAANIMLRYLSVRISTYKSDLYKYRNFMTFMCGSGLANAVLSLTVYNELMARGIPIAGFYPLIVTNLILMSNIITSLTPLITRSILRY, encoded by the coding sequence ATGGCTGATATCGTGATGGTGTTCACGGTTGCCGGCGTAATAGTATCTGTGGGCTTTCTAGCCAACGTCATATTTAAAAAGACTGGATTCCCGGATATCCTACTCTTAATCTTAACTGGTATTATACTTGGACCGCTACTCGGACTTTTCTCACCCAAAGATCTACTGCCAGCAACCCCAATATTCGCCACATTAGCGCTCACACTAATCCTCTTCCAGGGAGGCTTAAGTATGGAGGTCTACGCTGTTCTTGCGCAAAGTTTTAGGGCTACAGCCCTAGGTTTCCTCTATGTTATTTTTGCGACGCTCTTCGTCTCGCTTTTCGGCTATTTAATTTTAGGACTCAACTGGATTGAGGCGCTAATACTAGGACCGATGACGGCTGGAACAGGTTCCGTCATAGTTATACCCTTAGTATCTAAGTTGAATGTGACTGAGGAAGTAAAGACAGTTCTATCCCTAGAGTCAACAATCACGGATGTATTTAGCATAATCTTGATTATAATATTTATGAAGATATATTTTGGGGGCGCCGTTAGCCTTCAAGAGACTCTGTCCTCGCTCTTCGCAAGGTTCGCAGTTGGCATAATGTTTGGAGCGATTATAGGGGTTATTTGGGTGAAGATATTGAATATTATCAGAGGGCAAGAATATATTTATATGCTTACACTCGCGGTTCTACTTTTATGTTACGCTGGAACAGAGTTTCTGGGCGGAAGCGGCGCTCTATCCATCCTAGTCTTCGGGATGATGCTCGGAAATTATGAGAAGATGAGGAGTTTAGGTATAAGGGTTGACAATAAGTTTATGCCTAAACTTTTGGGGAATATTCGGAACTTTCAGAATGAGATAACATTCTTAGTTAGGGCCTTCTTCTTTGTCCTCTTAGGGCTAATTTATGTACCTGACCTTATGGGCTTTATTTACGCCGCATCAATTCTAGCAGCCAATATTATGCTTCGCTATTTGTCAGTTAGGATTTCAACTTATAAAAGCGATCTCTATAAATATAGGAATTTTATGACGTTTATGTGTGGATCCGGGTTAGCGAATGCTGTTTTAAGCCTAACCGTCTATAACGAGCTAATGGCGCGAGGGATTCCAATAGCAGGTTTTTATCCATTAATCGTAACAAACCTTATTCTGATGAGTAACATAATAACTTCCCTAACACCTCTTATAACAAGAAGTATCCTAAGATATTAA